The proteins below come from a single Bacillota bacterium genomic window:
- a CDS encoding TetR/AcrR family transcriptional regulator: protein MARRTGDKYQVILEAAVKTFAKTGYHRTRVADIAREAGVADGTVYIYFKNKEDLLISLFQNLMNNFVSGLRSELVHCSSADQKLSSIINYHLTTLGQKHDQARVTQIELRQIDKTINEGISKPLMNYFRLIEEVIEEGKNEGLFRIGLNTRTARKVIFGAIDEVVTCWVMSSKPYDLTELRKPVFDLLLRGLH from the coding sequence TTGGCCAGACGGACCGGAGATAAATACCAGGTTATTTTGGAAGCAGCAGTAAAAACCTTTGCCAAAACCGGTTATCACCGTACCCGGGTGGCAGACATTGCCCGTGAGGCCGGAGTTGCCGATGGAACCGTCTATATCTATTTTAAAAATAAAGAAGACCTGTTAATTTCTCTTTTCCAAAACCTGATGAACAATTTTGTAAGTGGACTTCGCTCTGAACTTGTACACTGCTCTTCTGCAGATCAAAAGTTAAGTTCCATTATAAATTACCATCTGACAACCCTGGGGCAGAAACATGACCAGGCAAGGGTAACCCAAATTGAGCTAAGACAGATCGATAAAACAATTAACGAAGGAATTTCAAAACCGCTGATGAACTACTTTCGACTGATCGAGGAGGTGATCGAGGAAGGAAAGAATGAAGGTCTTTTCAGAATTGGCTTGAATACCAGGACAGCCAGAAAAGTTATATTCGGTGCAATCGATGAAGTTGTAACCTGTTGGGTCATGTCAAGCAAACCTTACGACCTGACCGAACTTAGAAAACCTGTATTCGACCTGCTGCTGAGAGGACTGCATTAA
- the tig gene encoding trigger factor has protein sequence MLKKWEKIENSKVKLEIEVASPDVDTALAKAYRKVVKDINLPGFRKGKVPRRILESRFGPEIFHEEALEILVPEAYEAAIEETGLDPINHPDFELVQIEEGKELLFNAVVEILPDVDLGEFRGLEAEQEEAEVDDIQIDHHLYMLREQNARLVPREEGRTKEGDLVTLDFKGYIEGEAFEGGEAENYSLELGSNSFIPGFEQQLVGVGLDEEVDVKVKFPEDYSQEQLAGKDASFKVRVKQIKEKQLPELDDEFVKEVSEFESLEDMKADLKEKLLKNAEEQSKSKLEESLIQKVTEVSTVEVPKILIDRQVDRMLGDLENYLRYQGMSLDQFVQLSGKTMDDLRADRLEEAEMRAKANLVLDAIAKKEGISIDDSELEAKIVSIAESYNDEAERIKELLEKQGRLPVIREELRVRKVIDLLVAEAKIKKVKKKKPSKPKAAGAKKVTKKKASTPEKTAKKPSKTPAKKKKVVAEEKTEE, from the coding sequence ATGCTCAAAAAATGGGAAAAAATTGAGAATAGCAAGGTAAAGTTGGAAATAGAGGTAGCATCACCTGATGTTGATACCGCTCTGGCCAAAGCATACCGCAAAGTGGTAAAAGATATAAATCTGCCTGGTTTTCGCAAGGGTAAAGTACCGCGCAGGATTTTGGAATCTCGATTCGGACCGGAAATTTTTCATGAAGAAGCGCTGGAAATACTGGTACCTGAGGCTTACGAAGCAGCAATAGAAGAAACAGGCCTGGATCCGATCAACCATCCCGATTTTGAATTAGTGCAGATTGAAGAGGGAAAAGAACTGCTTTTTAATGCTGTAGTTGAAATCCTACCGGATGTAGACCTTGGTGAATTCCGTGGCCTTGAGGCCGAGCAGGAAGAAGCTGAAGTCGATGATATACAGATCGATCACCACCTTTACATGCTGAGGGAGCAAAATGCCCGGCTGGTCCCCCGTGAAGAGGGGCGGACTAAAGAAGGAGATCTGGTTACACTTGATTTCAAGGGCTATATTGAAGGAGAGGCTTTTGAAGGAGGAGAAGCAGAAAATTATTCACTGGAGCTTGGTTCTAACTCTTTCATCCCCGGATTTGAACAACAGTTGGTAGGGGTGGGTCTTGATGAGGAAGTTGATGTTAAAGTTAAATTTCCCGAAGACTATAGCCAGGAGCAGTTGGCCGGTAAAGATGCATCATTCAAAGTCAGGGTCAAGCAGATAAAAGAAAAGCAGCTTCCCGAACTGGATGATGAATTTGTCAAGGAAGTTAGTGAGTTTGAATCACTGGAAGATATGAAAGCGGATCTTAAAGAAAAACTATTGAAAAATGCTGAGGAGCAATCTAAATCAAAGCTTGAGGAATCGCTAATTCAAAAAGTTACTGAAGTTTCAACAGTTGAAGTACCGAAAATACTGATCGATCGTCAGGTGGACCGGATGCTGGGAGACTTGGAGAATTATCTCCGCTACCAGGGAATGAGCCTGGATCAGTTTGTTCAGCTTTCAGGAAAGACTATGGATGATCTGCGGGCTGATCGGTTAGAGGAAGCAGAGATGCGAGCCAAGGCCAACCTGGTGCTTGATGCAATCGCGAAAAAAGAAGGAATTTCCATAGATGACAGCGAATTAGAAGCTAAAATCGTATCAATTGCTGAAAGTTATAATGACGAAGCGGAGCGGATTAAAGAACTTCTTGAAAAGCAGGGCAGATTGCCTGTTATTCGGGAAGAGCTTCGCGTACGAAAAGTAATAGATTTGCTGGTTGCTGAAGCTAAAATTAAGAAAGTTAAAAAGAAGAAACCATCAAAACCAAAGGCAGCAGGGGCAAAAAAAGTAACGAAGAAGAAGGCATCAACTCCTGAAAAGACAGCTAAAAAGCCTTCAAAAACACCGGCCAAAAAGAAGAAAGTAGTTGCTGAAGAAAAAACTGAAGAGTAA
- the clpP gene encoding ATP-dependent Clp endopeptidase proteolytic subunit ClpP gives MSVLVPMVVEQTSRGERAYDIYSRLLKDRIIFLGSVIDDNVANLVVAQMLFLESEDPKKDINLYINSPGGSVHAGMAIYDTMHYVKPSISTICVGLAASFGAVLLAAGEKGKRFSLPNSRIMLHQPAGGAQGQAVDIEIHAREILKIRETLNQILADNTGQPVETIARDTDRDFFMSAEDAKKYGLVDEILVNRT, from the coding sequence ATGAGTGTTTTAGTTCCGATGGTTGTTGAACAGACTAGCCGTGGTGAAAGAGCCTATGATATTTACTCACGTTTGCTGAAAGATAGAATTATATTTCTAGGCAGTGTAATTGATGACAATGTAGCAAATTTGGTCGTCGCTCAAATGCTATTCCTTGAATCAGAGGATCCGAAGAAGGACATAAACCTATATATAAACTCTCCCGGCGGTTCGGTGCATGCCGGTATGGCCATATATGACACCATGCATTATGTTAAACCATCCATATCAACCATTTGTGTAGGATTGGCCGCCAGCTTTGGAGCAGTTTTGCTTGCTGCAGGTGAAAAGGGGAAACGTTTTTCCCTGCCAAATTCGAGGATTATGCTGCACCAACCGGCTGGAGGAGCCCAGGGGCAGGCAGTCGATATAGAGATACATGCCAGAGAGATCCTGAAGATCAGGGAAACCCTGAATCAGATTCTGGCTGACAATACAGGTCAACCTGTGGAAACTATTGCCAGGGATACGGATCGTGACTTCTTCATGTCTGCTGAAGATGCAAAAAAATACGGTTTGGTTGACGAGATCTTGGTTAACAGAACTTAG
- the clpX gene encoding ATP-dependent protease ATP-binding subunit ClpX yields MFKFNEEKGQLKCSFCGKTQEQVRKLVAGPGVYICDECIELCNEIIEEEIGEEPELGFVELPKPQDIKDVLDQYVIGQEEAKKTLSVAVYNHYKRVNAGQKMDDVELQKSNIVLVGPTGVGKTLLAQTLARILNVPFAIADATSLTEAGYVGEDVENILLKLIQAADYDLEKAEKGIIYIDEIDKIARKTDNPSITRDVSGEGVQQALLKILEGTVASVPPQGGRKHPHQEFMQIDTTDILFICGGAFDGLEKIIQNRVGKRGIGFGAEVVSSDDKNLGAILKQILPQDLLKYGLIPEFVGRIPVIATLDPLDMEAFVRILKEPRNALTKQYQKIFELDGVALEFKDNCLQAIAEEAMKRNTGARGLRAILEEVLLDVMFDLPSRDDIERCVITRDVVLNCEAPILVTREKRKKKEETA; encoded by the coding sequence ATGTTTAAATTTAACGAAGAAAAAGGGCAGTTAAAGTGCTCATTTTGCGGAAAAACCCAGGAGCAGGTCCGTAAGCTGGTTGCCGGTCCGGGAGTCTATATTTGCGATGAGTGTATTGAGTTATGCAATGAAATTATTGAAGAAGAAATCGGTGAAGAACCGGAATTAGGTTTTGTTGAACTGCCGAAGCCGCAGGATATTAAAGATGTTCTCGATCAGTATGTAATCGGCCAGGAAGAGGCAAAGAAGACTCTTTCAGTGGCAGTATATAATCATTACAAGCGGGTTAATGCAGGCCAGAAAATGGATGATGTCGAACTCCAGAAAAGTAATATAGTTCTGGTTGGCCCTACCGGAGTTGGAAAAACACTGCTGGCACAAACTCTGGCGCGTATCCTGAACGTGCCTTTTGCAATTGCCGATGCTACTTCACTGACCGAGGCAGGTTATGTTGGTGAAGATGTAGAGAACATTCTGTTGAAGTTAATCCAAGCGGCCGATTATGATCTGGAAAAAGCGGAAAAAGGCATTATTTACATTGACGAGATCGACAAAATCGCCCGCAAGACAGATAATCCTTCAATTACCCGCGATGTATCAGGCGAGGGAGTCCAGCAGGCTTTGCTGAAAATTCTTGAAGGGACAGTAGCCAGCGTTCCACCCCAGGGTGGGCGCAAGCACCCACATCAGGAATTTATGCAGATTGACACAACGGATATTCTGTTTATCTGTGGGGGTGCCTTCGATGGTCTGGAAAAAATCATTCAGAACCGGGTCGGGAAAAGAGGGATCGGTTTCGGTGCCGAGGTAGTATCAAGCGATGATAAAAACCTGGGTGCAATTCTGAAACAGATATTACCTCAGGATCTGTTGAAATATGGCCTGATACCCGAATTTGTCGGCCGGATACCGGTTATTGCAACCCTCGATCCTCTGGACATGGAAGCATTTGTCAGAATTCTAAAGGAGCCGCGTAATGCGTTAACCAAGCAGTACCAGAAAATTTTTGAACTGGATGGGGTAGCACTCGAATTTAAAGATAACTGCCTCCAGGCTATTGCGGAAGAAGCAATGAAGCGTAATACCGGGGCAAGGGGTCTGCGTGCCATACTTGAGGAAGTTTTGCTTGATGTTATGTTTGATCTTCCTTCCCGTGACGATATTGAGCGGTGTGTAATAACCAGGGATGTGGTACTTAACTGTGAAGCTCCGATCCTGGTAACCCGTGAAAAACGTAAAAAGAAAGAAGAAACAGCCTGA
- the lon gene encoding endopeptidase La — protein sequence MSKKEKLPVLPLRGVLVFPNMVLHLDVGREKSITALDQAMLKDTRIFLVAQKDSKMDEPAIDDLYPIGTIALVKQMVKLPGGTIRVLVEGLSRASLEKLEAGNKYIKAEIREINDDDKVTPEIEAQMRTMLTQFEKYTKLGRKVPPETLAAVADINDPGRFADIIASHLSMKIEQKQDILEAIEPLQRLEKLNDMISREIEIIEIERRISLRVRRQMEKTQKEYYLREQMRAIQQELGEKDERMAEADEYREKIAETELPEEVAEKALKEADRLEKMPPASAEGGVIRTYLDWLLELPWVEATEDRLDLDRAEEILDEDHYGLEKVKERIIEYLAVRQLTEKLKGPILCLVGPPGVGKTSLAKSVARALERKFVRISLGGVRDEAEIRGHRRTYIGALPGRIIQGMRQAKSINPVFLMDEIDKMSTDFRGDPSSALLEVLDPEQNSNFSDHYIELPYDLSHVMFITTGNTTYNIPRALLDRMELIYIPGYTEEDKVQIAKRHLIPKLLEEHGLKVENLELSEEAVRKLIREYTREAGVRNLERSISTICRKVAREVAKDREKRIKLTRQNIQKYLGVPRYRYGSAEKEDEVGVATGLAWTETGGDLLSIEITLMKGKGNMILTGQLGDVMQESAKAAMSYIRTRSKALGLDEDFYEKNDIHIHVPEGAIPKDGPSGGIAMATALASALTKIPVRKDVTMTGEITLRGRVLPIGGIKEKMLAAHRAGIKYMIIPEENRRDLSDIPQNVRRKVEVRMVEHMDQVLEIALAKPVEEG from the coding sequence ATGTCGAAAAAAGAAAAATTACCTGTTCTGCCTTTAAGAGGCGTCCTGGTATTTCCCAATATGGTACTGCACCTTGATGTAGGCAGGGAAAAATCAATCACAGCGCTAGATCAGGCAATGCTAAAAGATACCCGGATTTTCCTGGTTGCCCAGAAAGACTCCAAGATGGACGAACCGGCGATTGACGATTTATATCCTATCGGTACTATTGCCCTGGTAAAGCAGATGGTAAAACTACCGGGTGGAACAATCCGTGTTTTGGTTGAAGGTTTATCAAGAGCCAGTCTCGAGAAACTTGAAGCCGGCAACAAATATATAAAAGCTGAAATCAGAGAGATCAACGATGATGACAAGGTGACACCCGAGATAGAAGCCCAGATGCGGACCATGCTAACTCAGTTTGAAAAATATACAAAACTTGGCAGGAAGGTGCCCCCGGAAACACTGGCGGCAGTAGCAGATATTAATGACCCGGGGCGTTTTGCGGATATTATTGCATCACACCTGAGCATGAAAATAGAGCAAAAGCAGGATATCCTGGAAGCTATAGAACCTCTGCAGCGTCTTGAGAAGCTCAATGATATGATCAGCCGGGAAATTGAGATTATTGAAATCGAACGGAGGATCAGTCTCAGGGTACGCAGACAGATGGAAAAAACACAGAAGGAGTACTACCTTCGGGAACAGATGAGGGCAATTCAGCAGGAATTGGGCGAAAAAGATGAGCGGATGGCCGAGGCAGATGAATACCGTGAAAAAATTGCTGAAACTGAACTACCGGAAGAAGTTGCCGAAAAAGCGCTAAAAGAAGCTGATCGTTTGGAGAAGATGCCGCCTGCTTCTGCTGAAGGTGGGGTAATCAGAACCTATCTGGACTGGTTGCTTGAGCTGCCCTGGGTTGAGGCCACTGAAGATCGTCTTGATCTTGATCGGGCGGAAGAAATACTGGACGAAGACCATTACGGTCTGGAGAAAGTTAAAGAAAGAATCATTGAATACCTGGCAGTCCGCCAGTTAACGGAAAAATTGAAAGGGCCAATTTTGTGCCTTGTTGGACCTCCCGGTGTAGGGAAAACTTCACTTGCAAAATCAGTGGCACGGGCGCTGGAACGTAAATTTGTCCGTATTTCGCTTGGTGGTGTAAGGGATGAAGCAGAAATCAGGGGTCATCGTCGCACTTATATCGGGGCTCTTCCTGGTCGGATAATTCAGGGGATGCGTCAGGCCAAGTCGATCAACCCGGTTTTTCTGATGGATGAAATTGATAAGATGTCAACTGACTTCAGGGGCGATCCATCTTCCGCACTTCTGGAAGTCCTGGATCCGGAACAGAATTCAAACTTTAGCGACCATTACATTGAACTGCCTTATGATCTTTCTCATGTAATGTTTATCACAACCGGAAATACAACATACAATATACCCCGTGCCCTTCTCGACAGGATGGAGTTGATCTATATCCCGGGGTATACTGAGGAAGATAAAGTGCAGATTGCAAAACGACATCTCATACCCAAGCTGCTTGAAGAACATGGTTTAAAAGTAGAAAACCTGGAACTGTCTGAGGAAGCTGTACGTAAGTTGATCAGGGAATATACCAGGGAGGCCGGAGTGAGAAACCTTGAGAGGAGTATTTCTACGATCTGCAGAAAAGTTGCCCGGGAAGTAGCGAAAGATCGAGAGAAGCGAATCAAGCTTACCCGGCAGAATATCCAGAAATATTTAGGTGTTCCCCGTTATCGGTATGGGTCTGCCGAAAAAGAAGATGAAGTAGGCGTCGCCACAGGTTTGGCCTGGACAGAAACAGGCGGAGATCTTCTGTCAATTGAGATTACCCTGATGAAGGGTAAAGGCAATATGATTCTTACCGGGCAGTTGGGGGATGTGATGCAGGAATCAGCGAAAGCCGCTATGAGCTATATTCGAACCCGTTCAAAGGCACTGGGACTGGACGAAGACTTTTATGAAAAGAATGATATCCATATCCATGTTCCCGAGGGAGCGATCCCGAAAGATGGTCCGTCGGGAGGAATTGCCATGGCAACCGCTCTCGCATCTGCTTTGACAAAAATACCTGTACGAAAGGATGTCACCATGACCGGAGAGATAACTCTGCGGGGAAGAGTGCTGCCGATTGGCGGTATCAAGGAGAAAATGCTGGCCGCGCACAGGGCGGGTATTAAATATATGATCATACCTGAAGAAAATCGCAGAGACCTCAGTGATATACCGCAAAATGTACGGCGAAAAGTTGAAGTTAGAATGGTTGAACATATGGATCAGGTTCTGGAAATTGCTTTGGCCAAACCGGTTGAAGAAGGGTAG
- the yihA gene encoding ribosome biogenesis GTP-binding protein YihA/YsxC: MRINQVELKSSAYSIKDFPQWELPEFSFIGRSNVGKSSLINKLINRKNLARTSATPGKTRGLYFYLVNNKFCFVDLPGYGYAKVSKHERERWAPIIEEYLSGRINLYGCLHLIDCRHEPTEDDRLMSAWLRAHSIRTITVATKADKLSRNALNKQLSLIRKSLGFFEQETLLTFSAKTGDGRDQLWKSITDLLPK, encoded by the coding sequence ATGAGAATCAACCAGGTTGAACTTAAATCTTCAGCATACAGCATTAAAGATTTCCCCCAATGGGAACTGCCGGAGTTTTCATTTATCGGCCGTTCCAATGTGGGTAAATCGTCATTAATCAACAAACTGATCAATAGAAAGAATTTAGCCCGCACCAGTGCGACTCCGGGCAAGACCAGAGGTCTATATTTTTACCTTGTTAATAATAAGTTCTGTTTCGTTGATCTCCCGGGATATGGCTATGCCAAGGTTTCCAAGCATGAAAGAGAAAGATGGGCTCCAATCATAGAAGAGTATCTTTCCGGCAGGATCAATCTATACGGCTGCCTGCATCTTATAGACTGCCGTCACGAACCGACAGAGGATGACAGACTGATGTCAGCCTGGCTGCGTGCGCACAGTATAAGGACTATTACTGTGGCTACCAAGGCAGACAAGCTATCCCGAAATGCATTGAACAAACAGTTATCCCTGATCAGGAAAAGCCTTGGATTTTTTGAGCAGGAAACACTGCTGACTTTCTCTGCAAAAACCGGAGACGGGCGTGATCAGCTTTGGAAGTCAATTACCGATCTGCTGCCAAAATGA
- a CDS encoding acyl-CoA dehydratase activase → MPVAGIDIGSLSAEVVIFEQGEIIDYIIRPTGSNSKLAAEKALEEVLNKVGMRKDALAYIVATGYGRISIDYADKRITEITCHGRGAHYWDPDIRTIIDIGGQDSKVIRLNEEGKVIDFAMNDKCAAGTGRFLEVMANALEVELEGLAGLSSRAQNTVSISSMCTVFAESEVVSLIAQGLNREDIARGLHQSIADRTAGLVHRVGLMERVMITGGVAKNAAVVEALNEKLNTSIIVPPEPQIAGALGAAILAWEEVVN, encoded by the coding sequence ATGCCAGTTGCAGGTATTGATATCGGTTCACTATCCGCAGAAGTGGTTATTTTTGAGCAGGGTGAAATAATTGATTATATAATCCGCCCTACAGGTTCTAACAGCAAGCTTGCTGCTGAAAAAGCGCTGGAGGAAGTTTTGAACAAGGTAGGTATGAGGAAGGATGCCCTGGCGTATATTGTTGCAACCGGCTACGGCAGAATAAGTATCGATTATGCTGACAAAAGAATCACTGAAATAACCTGCCATGGACGGGGCGCCCATTATTGGGACCCCGATATTCGGACTATAATTGATATCGGAGGACAGGACTCGAAGGTTATCAGGCTTAACGAAGAAGGCAAAGTGATCGATTTTGCCATGAATGATAAGTGCGCAGCAGGAACCGGAAGATTTCTGGAAGTAATGGCCAATGCCCTGGAAGTGGAACTCGAAGGGCTTGCCGGATTGAGCAGCCGGGCTCAAAATACCGTTTCAATCAGCAGTATGTGCACGGTTTTTGCTGAATCAGAGGTAGTTTCGCTTATTGCCCAGGGGCTTAACAGGGAAGATATCGCCCGGGGTTTGCACCAGTCGATAGCCGATCGTACTGCTGGACTTGTCCATCGGGTTGGCCTTATGGAAAGGGTGATGATTACCGGCGGTGTAGCCAAAAACGCAGCTGTGGTGGAAGCTCTGAATGAAAAACTGAATACAAGTATAATTGTACCACCGGAGCCGCAGATAGCCGGTGCGTTAGGCGCAGCTATCCTGGCCTGGGAAGAGGTCGTTAATTAA
- a CDS encoding biotin transporter BioY: MSLTRLIICAMFTALIAILAQIAIPLPFSPVPFTGQVIGVLATAVLLGSKSGLLVISAYLLLGAAGAPVFSLTRGGIYILTGPTGGYLWGFIPAVYFCGKIIESSEQPNQYRTAAAMLTALFFIYLVGGIQLGLIMGYNFRQVLLLGIAPFIPFDLFKAFLAAVLSIQIKKSLYQNRLEHILKK, from the coding sequence ATGTCATTAACAAGATTAATAATCTGTGCCATGTTTACTGCTTTAATTGCCATCCTGGCCCAGATCGCCATTCCTCTTCCTTTCAGCCCGGTGCCGTTTACCGGTCAGGTGATCGGGGTGCTGGCGACCGCAGTTCTTCTGGGGAGCAAATCAGGTTTGCTGGTCATTTCAGCCTACCTGCTCCTGGGAGCAGCCGGAGCCCCGGTTTTTTCCCTGACCAGGGGTGGAATCTACATTCTGACCGGTCCAACCGGCGGCTATTTATGGGGTTTTATCCCTGCAGTATATTTTTGCGGAAAAATCATTGAAAGTTCAGAACAACCAAACCAATACCGTACTGCTGCCGCAATGCTTACGGCTCTCTTTTTCATCTACCTGGTTGGAGGAATCCAACTCGGATTAATAATGGGATACAACTTTAGACAGGTTTTACTATTGGGTATCGCCCCCTTTATCCCTTTTGACCTTTTTAAAGCATTTCTGGCTGCTGTTTTAAGCATACAGATCAAAAAAAGCCTGTATCAAAACAGGCTGGAACACATTCTGAAAAAGTGA
- a CDS encoding biotin--[acetyl-CoA-carboxylase] ligase, producing the protein MAGGSMDYQDKKYCLLDDKKLEAEKILYYRTVDSTSLAIHRNAALSENYYTVVAEEQNKGRGRRGRDWFSPPGCGLWFSILLKPSMLKPENAQAITLITGAVIANHLNEKYEISSTIKWPNDLILNGKKLGGILTEMKGYQTKIDYIVAGIGLNVNQKPADFPELLKPLATSLFIETGRLFDRTELLISIRKALLKAYEIFYRQGFAPFHNLWLELNETTGKIITLIWSGKSLTGKVIDLSENGSLVVEDEHGFIHNVNYGEIKN; encoded by the coding sequence ATGGCCGGTGGTAGTATGGATTATCAAGACAAAAAATATTGCTTACTTGATGACAAAAAGCTGGAAGCAGAAAAAATTTTATATTACAGGACAGTCGACTCAACAAGCCTTGCTATACACAGAAATGCGGCACTAAGTGAAAATTATTATACTGTTGTTGCTGAAGAACAAAATAAAGGAAGAGGCAGGCGCGGTAGGGACTGGTTCTCACCTCCTGGCTGCGGCCTCTGGTTTTCTATTCTTTTAAAACCCTCTATGCTAAAACCGGAAAATGCTCAGGCAATAACATTAATAACGGGAGCAGTAATAGCTAATCACTTGAATGAAAAATATGAGATCTCTTCAACCATAAAATGGCCTAATGATCTGATTCTCAACGGGAAAAAACTGGGCGGGATTTTAACTGAAATGAAAGGGTATCAGACAAAAATTGACTACATAGTTGCTGGAATTGGCTTAAATGTAAATCAAAAACCTGCTGATTTTCCCGAACTGTTAAAACCTCTGGCAACTTCACTTTTTATCGAAACCGGCAGGTTATTTGACAGGACAGAACTGCTGATTTCAATCAGAAAAGCACTGTTAAAAGCTTATGAAATTTTTTACCGACAGGGTTTCGCACCATTTCACAATTTATGGCTCGAGCTAAATGAAACTACCGGAAAAATTATCACCCTGATCTGGTCCGGCAAATCACTAACCGGCAAAGTGATCGATCTTAGTGAAAATGGTTCGCTTGTTGTGGAAGATGAACATGGTTTCATCCACAACGTAAACTACGGAGAAATAAAAAACTGA
- a CDS encoding sigma 54-interacting transcriptional regulator: protein MARINDYLIKKLSCVEREESAEAFFAVLKSLHTEMLFTLDKGKRKGIITPHSIIHTLTNKEKHSDLKVSDFELKPLPVANDDDDLVEIGEKIEKHGILAVLDKDGEIEGVITPESIIKYYAHLYSALERELDAVINFSSDEILVADGNGIILRANSIFEENFGVKLSDVLGKSVDELVDKKVFFPSVTRMVIEKGSAQTVIQSKRDGRKLLATGTPAFNEDNTLFRVVVNTRDITRLNNLKRQLEEAELLKNRYQQELVELRQGYLRKNEIVAKSSTMQELIKIARRIADVESTVLLTGESGSGKGMVARYIHSCSPRNAKPFTTVNCGAIPENLLESELFGYAGGAFTGALREGKIGKLELANKGTLFLDEITELPLSLQVKLLHVMQEGMICRVGGTKEIKLDLRFIAATNRDITKMVEEGRFREDLFFRLDVIPLHVPPLRERLEDIRPLTELFLEMLNQRYQQQKMINPEVIKYFKKYHWPGNIREMENLVERLVIVVEGTEIGVEDLPDHILSDSGKSESRIKPKNAAPSLREAREAAEKDLLADTMHRCRNTYEIAEMLGVDQSTIVRKFKKYKLRF from the coding sequence ATGGCCAGAATCAATGATTATCTGATAAAAAAACTATCTTGTGTCGAGAGGGAAGAATCGGCAGAGGCTTTTTTTGCTGTTTTGAAGAGTTTACATACCGAGATGCTGTTTACTCTTGATAAAGGAAAAAGAAAAGGAATCATAACCCCTCACTCAATTATTCACACCCTTACAAATAAAGAAAAACACAGCGATCTGAAAGTATCTGATTTTGAGTTGAAACCGCTACCGGTAGCCAATGACGATGACGATCTTGTTGAAATCGGGGAAAAGATAGAAAAGCACGGGATCCTGGCAGTTCTGGATAAAGATGGAGAGATTGAAGGAGTGATCACTCCGGAATCAATTATTAAATATTATGCTCACTTATATTCGGCGCTGGAACGAGAGCTTGATGCAGTTATCAATTTTTCCTCTGACGAAATTCTTGTCGCCGATGGCAATGGTATAATTCTCCGGGCAAATTCCATATTTGAAGAAAATTTTGGGGTTAAACTATCCGATGTGCTTGGAAAGTCTGTAGATGAACTGGTAGATAAAAAAGTATTTTTCCCTTCTGTAACAAGGATGGTTATTGAGAAAGGAAGCGCACAGACAGTAATTCAGTCGAAACGTGACGGACGTAAGCTGTTGGCCACCGGGACACCTGCATTTAATGAAGACAATACGCTATTCAGGGTTGTTGTGAATACCAGGGATATAACCAGGCTGAACAACCTTAAGAGACAACTGGAGGAAGCAGAACTTTTAAAAAATCGTTATCAACAGGAGTTGGTCGAGCTCAGGCAGGGTTACCTGAGGAAGAATGAGATTGTTGCTAAAAGCAGCACTATGCAGGAATTGATTAAAATAGCCCGGCGAATTGCTGATGTAGAATCAACGGTGCTGCTGACTGGAGAGTCGGGCTCAGGAAAAGGTATGGTGGCGCGATATATTCACAGCTGCAGTCCCAGAAATGCAAAACCTTTTACTACTGTCAATTGCGGGGCAATACCGGAAAACCTGCTGGAGAGTGAACTTTTTGGTTATGCAGGAGGTGCATTCACTGGAGCTCTTCGTGAAGGGAAAATAGGTAAGCTTGAACTGGCCAATAAAGGAACACTTTTTTTGGACGAGATAACTGAACTACCCCTTTCCCTGCAGGTTAAGCTGCTGCATGTCATGCAGGAAGGCATGATCTGCCGGGTTGGTGGAACCAAAGAAATAAAACTTGATCTACGTTTCATTGCAGCAACAAACAGGGATATAACAAAGATGGTTGAAGAAGGCAGGTTTCGTGAAGATCTTTTCTTTCGCCTCGATGTGATTCCTCTGCATGTTCCTCCTCTTCGAGAACGGTTAGAAGATATCAGGCCTCTTACAGAACTCTTTTTAGAAATGCTGAATCAGCGGTATCAGCAGCAGAAAATGATCAACCCGGAGGTGATTAAATATTTTAAAAAGTATCATTGGCCGGGTAATATCCGGGAAATGGAAAACCTGGTGGAACGGCTTGTTATCGTTGTTGAAGGGACTGAAATAGGTGTTGAGGATTTGCCGGATCATATCCTCAGCGATTCAGGTAAAAGTGAAAGCAGGATTAAACCGAAAAACGCAGCACCTTCTCTCCGGGAAGCCAGGGAGGCTGCAGAAAAAGATCTGCTTGCAGATACTATGCACCGCTGCAGGAATACTTATGAAATTGCTGAAATGCTCGGTGTAGATCAGTCAACGATCGTCCGCAAATTTAAAAAGTATAAATTGCGGTTTTAA